The DNA region TGGTAAGTTCTCCCATGAGTCGATGATAATTGCAAGAAACGTAAACAATATGTTGGGGCTTTTGCTCAAGAACCATGTTTAATGCACGAGGATGCAGTCCCGCTCGAGGAGGATCAAGAATGACACATTCTGGCTGCTCATGACTCCAGTCAAAGTCTTCTACGGGACCTGCTCCAAAATCCGTGAGTTCACTTACGTTATTTAGGATGGCATTTTCTTTTGCAAGCTCAATAGCTGCTGCATCGATCTCGTGTCCGTAGGCAGAGATGCTTTTTTTTGCGAGAGCAATCGCAAAGAAGCCAAGTCCACAATAGAGATCGAGGACACGTTTTGGTTTTACCTGGTCTATGTGATGGATAACGGCATTCTGAAGTACTCCAGCCATCGCCGTATTTGTTTGAAAAAACGAATTTGGATGGATCTTATATCGAAGATCGTTAATCGCTTCAAAGTGAAAGGGTTGGCCATGCAGCGCCTCTATCGTCGCAACATAAGAAAGATCGGTGACGAGTGGATTTTCGCCAAGCAATACAGATGTCGCAAGTGGAGCGAGCGCATCTTTAATCTTTTTCTCTTTGTTCTGCAGAGATCGTGGTGAGATCTTTGACGACAAGCATGACTAAACGTTCGTTAGTGTTTTTTCCAAGACGAATTACAACATAGCGCATGTCGCCCGTTTCATGCTTTGCATCCCAAGGTTTGAGATGGAGTTCTTTCATTAAGTTACGTACTGCTTGGAGAATTTTTGGTGACTCTTTGTCTAGCAATAAGCACTCATTGATATCGATGTAGCGATTCCACGAACCGTATTCTTTAAGACCAATTTCGTTTTTCCAGCCAATCGCATAATCCATGCGATTACGAAAATACAACGTGTCTTGTGAAGGGGTGATGGTATTAACGCGTTCAGTATGGCCTGCTTTTTCAAGTGCTTTGTTTACCATGCTGTGCTTTAAACGTAATTGAGCATCGTACGAAAGTTGTTGCCAGAGGCATCCGCCACAGGTACCAGCATGAGCGCAAGGAGCCTCAACTCGATCGGCTGAAGGTTTTGTAATGGTCTCGATTTTTCCGATCCAGTTACCTTTGTCACGTTTAATAAACGCAGCATCAACTTCATCTGCAGGAAATGCAAAAGGAATCACAACGGATTTGTCCGGTGTGCCAGGTCGTTTTACGGTATAGCGTCCACGTCCTTTATCGTCGACATCTTCGATAGTGCCTTGCAGGCGGTCGCCGAATTTCATGCCTACATTTGGCCATGTATTAGCAATAAAAGCAAGCCTTAACCTTTGGTTAGATCGTCTAGCTGACCTCTTAGCTCGGCGAGATGTTTCTCTTCGATAAGTCCATCAGACTTTTGCAAAAGTTCGTGGCACTTTTTTCTCGTTTCATCGAGTGTAGATTTGATGCTCATAAGCTCGGCGATCTTTGTTTTTAAGTCTAGCAATAACTCGTCTTGTTGTGCGCTGCTGCTTAAATCCATATTATTGTATGATTATTGTGGCTAGGTTATACTTTTTATGATTATATAATACACTAACAAAAATGTCTTCTATGTCAGGATCAACGGAGCGCGGTGGTAATGCGCCAGAACAATTGCCAGCACCAGCGTTTGAGAGTGCAGAGGAAAAACAAATTCAAACTGCAGAAAGTTCGTTTAAAGCTACAGGAACTACTTTGAATGAGTTGCAAGGTATTGATTCGGCAGATCTTCCACCTGACGCAGCCGCAGAATTAAGTAAATTGCAGGCTGAAGCACAGGGCGCTATGGCTGCGTATGAGGCTAAGCTTGCCGAGGTAAAGGCTGCTCAAGCTAAGTTAGTTGAGCAGACAACGCCAGCAGAATCGCAAGCCGAGAAGTCGGTTGATACTACTTCCTCCGAAACTCCTAAAGCAGAAGCTGTTTCTGTAGAGGGATCTACAGAAGCTCCAGTTGATTCAGTTATAGCCGAGGAGTCGCCAGCAATAGCTCCTGAGGCCGCGGTAGAACAAAGTCCAAATCAGCCGGCGGTGAATAAAGCTCTCGATACTTTTGGAGAACGGTTTACTGATGAGTCTCTTAAATCTGTAGCAGGAGATGAAAACGTCTCTGCAAAATTTGGTGCATTTATTGAATCGCTAAAAACATTGCCAGATGCTTCTCTCGTTGGTTTGCTTAAAGGCGCTGATAGCAACTTAGAATATACGCAAGAAGATGTGACTGCGCTAAGATCGAGTATGATCAAGGCAGCAGAGGCTGGGCGCAGTCGTCTTGAAGCGATACAGAATCCACCTGAGGTTAGTGAGGATGTGGCAACAGAAGAAGTTGAGTCCATAGAGACACCAGTAGAGACTAATGCCTCAGAAGATGATAAGGCTTTAGAAGAAGCAAAAACAGTAAAACTAAATATTGAATTAGTTCAACTGAGCAGTGCTTAT from Candidatus Nomurabacteria bacterium includes:
- a CDS encoding class I SAM-dependent RNA methyltransferase, with the protein product MSSKISPRSLQNKEKKIKDALAPLATSVLLGENPLVTDLSYVATIEALHGQPFHFEAINDLRYKIHPNSFFQTNTAMAGVLQNAVIHHIDQVKPKRVLDLYCGLGFFAIALAKKSISAYGHEIDAAAIELAKENAILNNVSELTDFGAGPVEDFDWSHEQPECVILDPPRAGLHPRALNMVLEQKPQHIVYVSCNYHRLMGELTKFKEVYEIEKIVAFDLFPHTPHVELVVKLKKK
- a CDS encoding class I SAM-dependent RNA methyltransferase; its protein translation is MKFGDRLQGTIEDVDDKGRGRYTVKRPGTPDKSVVIPFAFPADEVDAAFIKRDKGNWIGKIETITKPSADRVEAPCAHAGTCGGCLWQQLSYDAQLRLKHSMVNKALEKAGHTERVNTITPSQDTLYFRNRMDYAIGWKNEIGLKEYGSWNRYIDINECLLLDKESPKILQAVRNLMKELHLKPWDAKHETGDMRYVVIRLGKNTNERLVMLVVKDLTTISAEQREKD